Proteins co-encoded in one Opisthocomus hoazin isolate bOpiHoa1 chromosome 9, bOpiHoa1.hap1, whole genome shotgun sequence genomic window:
- the CTDSP1 gene encoding carboxy-terminal domain RNA polymerase II polypeptide A small phosphatase 1: protein MEHQSIIAQVSREEGSAALQEKGTPAPAKKPRSRSILQSLFCCLCRDEGEPCAGPPGAPLLVEENGALPKAAVRHLLPEIKPQDASKLCVVIDLDETLVHSSFKPVNNADFIIPVEIDGIMHQVYVLKRPHVDEFLQRMGELFECVLFTASLAKYADPVADLLDKWGAFRARLFRESCVFHRGNYVKDLSRLGRDLRRIIIVDNSPASYIFHPDNAVPVASWFDNMADTELLDLLPFFERLSKVEDVYAVLKKQRTNS, encoded by the exons gtaCCCCAGCCCCCGCCAAGAAGCCGCGGAGCCGCAGCATCCTCCAGTCGctgttctgctgcctgtgccgcGATGAGGGGGAGCCCTGCGCCGGCCCCCCCGGCGCCCCGCTGCTGGTGGAGGAGAACGGGGCCCTGCCCAAG gctgccgtcagaCACCTCCTGCCCGAGATCAAGCCACAGGACGCCAGCAAGCTCTGCGTGGTCATCGACCTGGACGAGACGCTGGTGCACAGCTCCTTCAAG ccggtgAACAACGCCGACTTCATCATTCCCGTGGAGATCGACGGCATCATGCACCAG GTGTACGTGCTGAAGCGGCCGCACGTGGACGAGTTCCTGCAGCGCATGGGCGAGCTCTTCGAGTGCGTGCTCTTCACCGCCAGCCTGGCCAAG TACGCGGACCCCGTGGCCGACCTGCTGGATAAATGGGGGGCTTTCCGGGCGCGGCTCTTCCGGGAGTCCTGCGTCTTCCACCGCGGCAACTACGTCAAGGACCTGAGCCGCCTCGGCCGCGACCTGCGCCGCATCATCATCGTCGACAACTCGCCCGCATCCTACATCTTCCACCCCGATAACGCC GTGCCGGTGGCCTCGTGGTTCGATAACATGGCCGACACGGAGCTGCTGGACCTGCTGCCCTTCTTTGAGAGGCTCAGCAAGGTGGAGGACGTGTACGCAGTGCTCAAGAAGCAGCGGACTAACAGCTAg